In a genomic window of Punica granatum isolate Tunisia-2019 chromosome 6, ASM765513v2, whole genome shotgun sequence:
- the LOC116211753 gene encoding pathogenesis-related protein STH-21-like, producing MGVFTFAQEFESPISPSRLFKALMLDSHTLLPKLMPQSIESIEFCEGHGEVGSIKQTNFAQGCLIKYAKHRIDELDVKNCRCKYSLIEGDIIDEKLKRVEYEAEFTDDGHGGCICKISSNYCSDLDIEFRDEDIEFGKDRATEVYRVIEAYLLANPNACT from the exons ATGGGCGTGTTCACTTTTGCGCAGGAATTTGAGTCGCCAATCTCTCCAAGCAGGCTCTTCAAAGCCCTAATGCTCGATAGCCACACCCTTCTCCCCAAGCTCATGCCCCAATCCATCGAGAGCATCGAGTTCTGCGAAGGCCATGGCGAGGTCGGGAGCATCAAGCAGACCAACTTTGCTCAAG GGTGCTTGATCAAATACGCAAAGCACCGGATCGATGAGCTAGACGTGAAGAACTGCCGCTGCAAGTACAGCCTGATCGAGGGTGACATAATCGATGAGAAGCTCAAGCGTGTGGAGTACGAGGCCGAGTTTACAGATGATGGGCATGGTGGGTGCATATGCAAGATATCGAGCAATTATTGCTCGGACCTGGATATCGAGTTCAGGGATGAGGACATAGAGTTTGGCAAAGATAGAGCCACGGAAGTGTACAGGGTTATTGAAGCCTACTTGTTGGCAAATCCTAATGCTTGTACTTAG
- the LOC116211613 gene encoding kinesin-like protein KIN-14I, producing MAAEGAGLGFSVASVVEDVLLQQQGTRLRDVDLESRKAEEAAVRRYEAAGWLRKTVGVVVARDLPAEPSDEEFRLGLRSGIILCNVLNKVQPGAVPKVVEGPCDSAVIPDGAALSAFQYFENVRNFLVAVQEMGIPTFEASDLEQGGKTSRIVNCVLALKSFGDWKQTGGSGVWKFGGNIKPATSSKSFLRKNSEPFTNSSSRNSSMNEKSLSVLAPGTDSNKMSGSLSMLVRAILLDKKPEEVPALVESVLSKVTEEFESRMVNQYELRKSSPNDFGGKNQLKSTSNDKKTEDKNIKPPRKDESWTKSSNEESKALLQKQRTIFDEQQSDIEDLKSALYATKAGMQFMQMKFHEEFGNLAVHIHGLAHAASGYHRVLEENRKLYNQVQDLKGSIRVYCRVRPFLHGQSSYMSTVENIEEGTISISTPSKYGKGHRSFNFNKVFGPSATQAEVFSDTQPLIRSVLDGYNVCIFAYGQTGSGKTYTMTGPRQLNEQSQGVNYRALSDLFYLAEQRKDTFRYDVAVQMIEIYNEQVRDLLVSDGTNKRLEIRNSSQKGLSVPDASLVPVASTSDVLDLMNLGQRNRAVGATALNDRSSRSHSCLTVHVQGRDLTSGTIFRGCMHLVDLAGSERVDKSEVTGDRLKEAQHINKSLSALGDVIASLAQKNPHVPYRNSKLTQLLQDSLGGQAKTLMFVHISPEPNALGETISTLKFAERVATVELGAAKVNKDGSDVKELKEQIASLKAALARKEEEPKHGQHSVSMKSERHKRKGSEFSFNANQLPLDAINGQNSCRQPMGDVGNIEVFPDAAMKQKKPSFDLDELLGNSPPWPPVPGQTYREDEKEIGMGEWEDKVMVNKQDRVSLGCWEPENANLSDVFYQKYLKDSPKIFPEQTYNMFMGGNEFSNMGGDDVDDLDAATSDSSEPDLLWQFNHTKLNGITNGVGLKAGKPVASKPTKNSDLRNLNTIQGPSPSRKPSNGSGLPLHQNGRQQSGADGKRRLNNRK from the exons ATGGCTGCGGAGGGGGCGGGGCTGGGCTTCTCGGTGGCGTCGGTGGTGGAGGATGTACTGCTCCAGCAGCAGGGGACGCGCCTCAGGGACGTCGACTTGGAGTCCAGGAAGGCCGAAGAAGCCG CTGTCAGGAGGTATGAAGCAGCAGGGTGGCTAAGGAAAACGGTTGGAGTTGTTGTAGCGAGAGATCTGCCCGCTGAGCCATCCGATGAAGAATTTAGGCTTGGCCTCAGGAGTGGGATAATCCTTTGCAATGTTCTCAACAAGGTCCAACCTGGGGCAGTGCCGAAG GTTGTTGAAGGTCCGTGTGATTCTGCGGTCATTCCTGACGGAGCAGCTCTATCAGCATTTCAGTATTTCGAGAATGTGAGGAATTTCCTTGTAGCTGTCCAGGAGATGGGTATTCCTACTTTTGAAGCATCTGATCTTGAACAG GGAGGAAAAACTTCAAGGATTGTGAATTGTGTTTTAGCACTTAAATCATTTGGTGATTGGAAACAAACGGGAGGAAGTGGAGTATGGAAATTTGGGGGAAATATAAAGCCTGCCACATCTAGCAAATCGTTCCTAAGGAAAAACTCGGAGCCCTTTACAAATTCCTCGTCTAGAAACTCGTCAATGAATGAAAAGTCTTTGAGCGTGTTAGCTCCTGGCACGGACTCGAATAAAATG TCTGGATCTTTGAGCATGCTGGTACGAGCCATTCTTTTGGATAAGAAGCCTGAAGAAGTTCCAGCG ttgGTGGAATCTGTTTTGAGTAAGGTCACGGAGGAGTTTGAGAGTCGAATGGTAAATCAATATGAGCTG AGGAAAAGCTCCCCAAATGACTTTGGCGGCAAGAACCAGCTGAAAAGTACTTCAAATGATAAAAAG ACTGAAGACAAGAATATCAAGCCACCGCGGAAAGATGAAAGCTGGACCAAAAGTTCAAATGAGGAATCAAAAGCCCTTCTGCAAAAACAAAGAACCATCTTTGATGAACAACAAAGTGACATTGAG GACTTAAAAAGTGCTCTTTATGCTACAAAAGCTGGCATGCAGTTCATGCAAATGAAATTTCATGAAGAATTTGGCAATCTCG CTGTCCATATTCATGGCTTAGCACATGCCGCATCGGGATATCATAGAGTTCTCGAAGAGAATCGTAAGCTTTACAACCAAGTACAGGATCTTAAAG GGAGCATCAGGGTTTACTGTCGTGTGAGACCATTCTTGCATGGACAATCGAGTTATATGAGCACCGTCGAGAATATCGAAGAGGGAACCATAAGCATCAGTACCCCATCAAAGTATGGGAAGGGGCATAGATCATTTAACTTCAACAAAGTCTTCGGGCCATCTGCAACCCAAG CGGAGGTCTTCTCTGATACCCAGCCTCTAATACGATCAGTACTTGATGGGTACAACGTATGCATATTTGCATATGGCCAAACAGGATCAGGAAAAACCTATACCATG ACTGGTCCTAGACAGCTCAATGAGCAAAGTCAAGGTGTAAATTACCGGGCCTTGAGTGACCTATTCTACCTTGCAGAACAACGAAAGGACACATTTCGTTATGATGTTGCTGTGCAGATGATTGAGATATATAATGAGCAAGTCAGAGATCTCCTCGTTTCAGATGGAACTAACAAGAG ACTAGAAATCAGAAATAGTTCTCAAAAAGGACTCAGTGTACCTGACGCAAGCCTGGTCCCTGTGGCATCTACATCCGATGTCCTTGATCTCATGAATCTTGGGCAGAGGAATCGTGCTGTAGGGGCAACTGCCTTGAATGACCGAAGTAGCCGTTCTCATAG TTGCTTGACTGTTCATGTCCAAGGAAGAGACTTGACCTCGGGGACCATTTTCCGAGGATGTATGCATCTCGTGGATTTAGCAGGGAGTGAGAGAGTGGACAAATCTGAGGTGACTGGAGATAGACTCAAAGAGGCACAGCACATCAACAAATCTCTCTCAGCCCTCGGTGATGTGATCGCTTCACTCGCCCAGAAAAATCCACACGTGCCCTACAGAAATAGCAAACTGACGCAGCTTCTCCAAGACTCACTAG GTGGGCAAGCAAAGACATTGATGTTTGTTCATATCAGTCCTGAACCCAATGCTCTTGGGGAAACAATAAGCACATTAAAGTTTGCAGAGCGGGTTGCTACAGTTGAATTGGGTGCTGCCAAAGTAAATAAAGATGGTTCAGATGTAAAAGAGCTCAAAGAACAG ATAGCAAGTCTTAAGGCAGCATTAGCAAGAAAGGAGGAAGAGCCTAAACATGGGCAACACTCTGTCTCTATGAAATCGGAACGACATAAAAGGAAAGGTTCAGAGTTCTCTTTTAATGCTAATCAACTGCCTTTGGATGCGATCAATGGTCAAAATAGTTGCAGGCAACCAATGGGTGATGTGGGCAACATAGAG GTATTCCCAGACGCTGCAATGAAGCAGAAGAAACCAAGCTTTGACCTTGACGAGCTACTTGGAAATTCGCCTCCTTGGCCCCCAGTCCCTGGCCAAACCTACCGAGAAGACGAAAAGGAGATAGGGATGGGAGAATGGGAAGACAAGGTGATGGTGAACAAACAAGACAGAGTATCGTTAGGTTGCTGGGAGCCCGAGAATGCGAACTTGTCTGATGTTTTCTACCAGAAATATCTCAAGGATTCCCCCAAAATCTTCCCAGAGCAAACATATAACATGTTCATGGGAGGCAATGAGTTTAGTAACATGGGTGGTGATGATGTGGATGATCTTGATGCTGCCACAAGCGATTCCTCTGAGCCAGATTTGCTCTGGCAATTCAATCACACCAAATTGAATGGGATCACAAACGGAGTTGGACTAAAGGCTGGTAAACCTGTTGCATCAAAACCGACAAAGAACTCAGATCTGAG GAACTTGAACACGATTCAAGGTCCTTCCCCATCTAGGAAGCCGTCAAACGGATCGGGTCTACCTCTGCACCAAAACGGAAGGCAGCAGAGCGGTGCGGACGGGAAAAGGAGACTCAACAACAGAAAATAA